The following proteins are encoded in a genomic region of Leptospira kirschneri serovar Cynopteri str. 3522 CT:
- a CDS encoding BatD family protein, with product MNRFWIILFLFWIGSLSAEEAKFYVTRNTFPLGEESYAVFELDMNSRFSILQKSYSNSDVSVFYTGSEENTTFINFQVFRKRLLKFRIQASKQGVFTLPTLSIEVDGKTFSPPPLKIQVLERSKTAKRGRGSFFDRFFRFEEEAVPENADLKVLFQTSKKEVWVGEPLIGYFTLYYRDVRKPYFDRNPADSIRFPYFRSEVISGVAVKVPDQVLYEGNVYDIAVYNKEVYSLIPLRAGEFQLGKTTFALEGQLQSYFNVKTIPTTPNQIRVKELPKFEGKFSGAVGKFKTHVKIENDPKTIQEGETLYLKLTIEGEGNLSSVTEPISNCKEGRNCIPEVTLYDTSRSWKFTELENGGYGFYSVARFEYGIPMRTVGVWKQEPKDFIFFDPDARTYRTVSFEIPSVNVSVRTDKNSKSREPSEGNRISDLFFSFRFLSFVFVLLSFTIWFYFQKSDSTFLISLPILFPILGVPILKELDLQTGTKRGLVLKQYLLSKGISEEDVFFLLEISEAKAGFAELALQLNRKDKMTLLRIANFILKNKVEKNL from the coding sequence GTGAACCGATTTTGGATTATCCTTTTTTTATTTTGGATCGGTTCTCTTTCTGCAGAAGAGGCTAAATTTTACGTTACGCGAAACACGTTCCCTCTCGGAGAAGAATCTTATGCCGTTTTTGAATTGGATATGAATTCCAGATTTTCGATCCTTCAGAAATCTTATTCCAATTCGGACGTTTCTGTGTTTTACACGGGTTCGGAAGAGAACACTACATTTATCAATTTTCAAGTTTTTAGAAAAAGGCTTTTGAAGTTTAGAATCCAGGCTTCCAAACAAGGTGTGTTTACACTTCCAACTCTCAGCATTGAAGTGGACGGTAAAACGTTTTCTCCTCCTCCTTTAAAGATTCAAGTATTAGAAAGATCTAAAACTGCAAAAAGAGGAAGAGGTTCTTTTTTTGATCGTTTTTTTCGTTTTGAAGAAGAAGCTGTACCTGAAAACGCGGATTTGAAAGTACTCTTTCAAACGAGTAAAAAAGAGGTTTGGGTCGGAGAACCTCTTATCGGTTATTTTACTTTGTATTATAGGGACGTGCGTAAACCTTATTTCGATCGAAATCCTGCTGACTCCATTCGTTTTCCGTATTTTCGCAGTGAGGTGATTTCCGGAGTTGCGGTAAAAGTTCCAGATCAGGTTTTATATGAAGGAAACGTATATGATATTGCGGTATATAACAAAGAAGTTTATTCTTTAATTCCTTTGAGAGCGGGAGAATTTCAACTCGGTAAAACCACCTTCGCTTTAGAAGGTCAGCTTCAATCCTACTTCAACGTAAAAACGATTCCTACGACTCCCAATCAAATCCGTGTAAAAGAACTTCCTAAATTTGAGGGGAAGTTCAGCGGAGCGGTAGGTAAGTTTAAAACTCATGTAAAGATCGAAAACGATCCAAAGACGATCCAAGAAGGAGAAACCTTGTATCTAAAACTGACGATCGAAGGAGAGGGGAATCTTTCTTCTGTGACGGAACCGATTTCCAATTGTAAAGAAGGAAGAAATTGTATTCCAGAAGTAACGTTGTATGACACTTCTCGTTCTTGGAAATTCACTGAGCTGGAAAACGGAGGATATGGTTTTTATTCCGTAGCCCGTTTTGAATATGGCATTCCGATGAGAACCGTGGGAGTTTGGAAACAAGAACCGAAGGATTTTATTTTTTTCGATCCAGATGCGAGAACGTATCGGACGGTTTCTTTTGAGATCCCTTCTGTAAACGTTTCCGTTCGAACGGACAAAAATTCTAAAAGCCGAGAACCTTCCGAAGGAAACCGGATTTCGGATTTATTTTTTTCTTTTCGATTTTTATCTTTCGTTTTTGTACTTTTATCTTTTACGATTTGGTTTTATTTTCAAAAATCAGATTCTACTTTTCTAATATCTCTTCCAATTCTTTTTCCGATCTTAGGGGTTCCCATTTTAAAAGAACTTGACTTACAAACGGGGACTAAAAGAGGCTTGGTATTGAAGCAGTACTTGCTTTCCAAAGGGATTTCTGAAGAGGACGTTTTCTTTTTATTGGAAATTTCAGAAGCCAAAGCTGGTTTTGCAGAACTTGCGCTTCAATTGAATCGAAAGGATAAAATGACTCTGTTACGTATCGCAAATTTTATTTTGAAAAATAAAGTGGAGAAAAACTTATGA
- the batC gene encoding TPR repeat-containing protein BatC — MKQIRIFKYFIILISLSLTASLYSIELDPGGNRVGEGLEYYNQGEYLESLKRYQEAEPYFPEDSRLEFNRGTAEFKSGNIDKAIRHFEKSADSTSPEVQWKSRFNLGNSYMRAGDRKKAAEEYIKALKLNPDLKEARKNLEYLRKTPPPSQNSKNSDPQNPNSKKENRSKNQTDSFSDKKQKNGQNGKENTDGSPNKEDRLTKEETERILDSLDLNKVRRKSGRTKDREVFW, encoded by the coding sequence ATGAAACAAATTCGTATATTTAAATATTTTATAATTCTAATTAGTTTAAGTCTAACGGCATCTTTGTATTCGATCGAATTGGATCCGGGCGGGAATCGAGTCGGAGAAGGTTTAGAATATTATAATCAGGGAGAATACCTGGAATCTTTGAAAAGGTATCAGGAAGCAGAACCTTATTTTCCTGAGGATTCTAGATTAGAATTCAACCGTGGAACTGCAGAATTCAAATCGGGTAACATCGATAAGGCGATTCGTCATTTTGAGAAGTCCGCAGATTCCACTTCTCCCGAAGTTCAATGGAAATCCAGGTTTAATTTAGGAAACAGTTATATGCGCGCCGGAGATCGTAAAAAAGCAGCAGAAGAATATATCAAGGCCTTAAAACTCAATCCGGATTTAAAGGAAGCCAGAAAAAATTTAGAATATCTTCGTAAAACCCCACCTCCTTCTCAAAATTCTAAAAATTCAGATCCGCAAAATCCTAACTCTAAAAAGGAAAATCGTTCTAAAAATCAAACGGATTCCTTCTCCGATAAAAAACAGAAAAACGGTCAGAACGGAAAGGAGAACACGGATGGTTCACCTAATAAAGAAGATCGCCTTACTAAAGAAGAAACGGAAAGGATTTTGGATTCTTTAGATTTAAATAAGGTACGCAGAAAAAGCGGAAGAACCAAAGACAGAGAGGTTTTCTGGTGA
- the batB gene encoding VWA domain-containing protein BatB, with protein MNQEFSANLKNVFFALVVVWAIYSVIRIFIISKIKEWRIFYPGLERSSLFPDTRLVLIRILLIFAVLVCVFFAGLKTEMKDEKKEESFKGVDILFLVDVSLSMQAVDSSPTRLAKFKEVLLRMLPSLSGNRFGMIVFAGSPFLYCPMTSDVSAFSDYVRGLDVDMVGDRGTDLSQAFAKAEALLHSEKVFRNRILILVTDGEDQNDPQTVSFPASFQVWAAGTEGGGPIVYNDENSGLNGFLLKDGTLTSNSNSPEIIHSKMNRTFLKNLADKNDGSFYSLDSNPPSSTILQKEIFSLEENLYSRKKDLKRAEGSGKFLFAAVFFLLLDWILVEFFLFSGRKSKVVT; from the coding sequence ATGAATCAAGAGTTTTCTGCCAATTTAAAGAACGTTTTTTTTGCTCTTGTGGTTGTATGGGCAATATATTCGGTTATTAGAATATTTATAATTTCTAAAATAAAGGAATGGAGAATTTTTTATCCAGGTTTGGAGCGTTCCTCTTTGTTTCCGGATACTCGTTTGGTATTGATAAGAATTTTATTGATCTTTGCGGTTTTAGTCTGCGTCTTTTTTGCAGGCTTAAAAACGGAAATGAAGGACGAAAAAAAGGAAGAATCTTTCAAAGGAGTGGATATACTCTTTTTAGTGGACGTAAGTCTTTCTATGCAGGCGGTAGATAGTTCTCCCACTCGTTTGGCTAAGTTTAAAGAAGTATTACTTAGGATGTTGCCTTCTTTGTCCGGAAACAGATTTGGAATGATCGTATTTGCCGGAAGTCCGTTTTTATATTGCCCGATGACTTCGGACGTGTCCGCATTTTCGGATTATGTGCGGGGATTGGATGTGGATATGGTAGGGGATCGTGGAACCGATTTGAGTCAGGCTTTTGCAAAGGCGGAAGCGTTGCTTCATTCCGAAAAAGTGTTTCGAAATCGAATTTTGATTTTAGTGACCGATGGAGAAGATCAAAACGATCCACAGACTGTTTCCTTTCCGGCGAGTTTTCAAGTTTGGGCGGCCGGAACGGAAGGCGGAGGTCCGATTGTTTATAACGATGAAAACTCTGGTTTGAACGGTTTTCTTTTGAAGGACGGAACTCTAACTTCAAACTCTAATTCCCCTGAAATCATTCATTCTAAAATGAATCGAACTTTTTTAAAAAATCTCGCGGATAAAAACGACGGAAGTTTTTATTCACTGGATTCAAATCCGCCCAGCTCTACAATTTTACAAAAAGAAATCTTTTCTTTAGAAGAAAATTTATATTCTAGAAAAAAGGATCTAAAACGTGCGGAAGGTTCTGGTAAATTTTTATTCGCTGCCGTTTTTTTCTTATTATTGGATTGGATTTTAGTGGAATTTTTTCTGTTTTCCGGACGGAAATCGAAAGTTGTGACATGA
- the batA gene encoding VWA domain-containing protein BatA — translation MNFEYPYALLLLIPVWAWTFIYYKNKIYLKRMEIRFPGRREGAFSKFENLGKFLPILRPIAISLMILSLSGPGKKITFLPDEKEGVDIIIALDVSGSMSRSRDFLPETRLGVSKKLLRRFIEKRNNDRLGLVVFAGAAYLQAPLTGDRESLIEILGTIEEETVTEQGTAIGDAIILSTYRLRRSKARSKVIVLITDGVSNTGKIDPVTATDLAEQIGVKIYSIGIGKEDGSYEINFQILQELSANTGGRFFRAEDPEEMKAVLSSIDSLEKDPLQSPPKEIRETEYEIWLYRALAVLLLDLILRAFFLRYYV, via the coding sequence ATGAATTTTGAATATCCTTACGCGCTTCTGCTTTTGATTCCAGTTTGGGCCTGGACATTTATATATTATAAAAATAAAATATACTTAAAAAGAATGGAGATCCGTTTTCCGGGAAGAAGAGAGGGCGCTTTTTCCAAATTCGAGAACTTAGGAAAATTTTTGCCGATACTTCGCCCGATCGCGATTAGTCTGATGATACTTTCTCTTTCCGGACCAGGTAAAAAAATTACCTTTCTACCCGACGAAAAAGAAGGAGTGGATATAATAATCGCTTTGGACGTTTCAGGTTCCATGTCTAGAAGTAGGGATTTTCTTCCGGAAACTAGATTAGGAGTTTCTAAAAAACTATTAAGAAGATTTATCGAAAAAAGAAATAACGATCGTCTTGGTTTAGTGGTTTTTGCAGGCGCTGCTTATTTACAAGCTCCTCTCACTGGTGATCGTGAATCGTTGATTGAAATTTTAGGAACCATAGAAGAAGAAACCGTAACGGAGCAAGGAACCGCGATCGGAGATGCGATCATTCTTTCTACGTATAGATTGAGACGTTCTAAGGCTCGTTCCAAAGTGATCGTACTCATCACCGATGGAGTTTCCAATACGGGTAAAATCGATCCGGTGACAGCGACTGATCTCGCGGAGCAAATCGGAGTAAAAATTTATTCTATCGGAATTGGAAAAGAAGACGGTTCTTATGAAATTAATTTCCAAATCTTACAGGAACTTTCTGCCAACACAGGAGGTAGATTTTTTAGGGCAGAAGATCCGGAGGAAATGAAAGCAGTTCTTTCTTCGATCGATTCACTTGAAAAAGACCCTCTGCAAAGTCCTCCCAAAGAAATAAGAGAAACTGAATATGAAATCTGGCTCTACAGAGCCTTGGCGGTTTTACTTTTAGATCTGATATTACGCGCATTTTTTCTGAGATATTACGTATGA
- a CDS encoding LB_053 family protein — MKKQIRIIVYFYILMFSFHLAAESVESVFPEKGLVAEKIRYQLKWNLEEVKDIQIPEMGIHFLEDSPDIPWFEILYSEKKDNSLVVDFVFYVTGKFTVPIFWTDANGKKEFSKKEILIESSIPSSDTGPADIIPPLTFSGSYWGRLSILLALIGFLIGFGIYAYHIYTSKKFPLDAIIQVEPTLEKVEIYEIRLNELLKRESISARDFSRLLSYYIREKSSNLSGKQTSSFTETELFRFLYDQFPFEKQELMVWKEFLTEKKFRPEDVLLSKEEAQTKFLYWKGIWDQK; from the coding sequence ATGAAAAAACAAATTCGAATTATAGTATATTTTTATATCTTAATGTTTTCTTTCCATTTGGCTGCGGAGTCCGTAGAATCCGTTTTTCCGGAAAAAGGTTTGGTCGCTGAAAAGATCCGATACCAATTAAAATGGAATTTAGAAGAAGTAAAAGACATTCAAATTCCGGAAATGGGAATCCATTTTTTAGAAGATTCTCCGGATATACCTTGGTTTGAAATTTTATATTCCGAGAAAAAAGACAACTCCCTTGTTGTGGATTTCGTTTTCTATGTTACGGGAAAATTTACGGTTCCGATTTTTTGGACAGATGCCAACGGAAAAAAAGAGTTTTCTAAAAAGGAAATTCTGATCGAGTCTTCGATTCCGTCTTCGGATACGGGACCCGCGGATATAATTCCACCTCTGACCTTTTCGGGATCGTATTGGGGAAGATTGTCTATCCTTTTGGCCCTGATCGGTTTTTTGATAGGATTTGGTATTTATGCTTATCATATTTATACGAGTAAAAAATTTCCTTTGGATGCGATTATTCAAGTAGAGCCAACTTTGGAAAAGGTTGAAATTTACGAGATTCGATTGAACGAACTTTTAAAACGGGAATCGATTTCGGCCCGAGACTTTTCTAGATTATTATCTTATTATATTCGAGAAAAGTCATCTAATCTTTCCGGAAAACAAACCTCTTCTTTTACGGAAACGGAGCTGTTCCGTTTTTTATACGATCAATTCCCTTTTGAAAAACAAGAACTTATGGTTTGGAAGGAATTTTTAACCGAAAAAAAGTTTAGACCCGAAGACGTTCTTTTATCCAAGGAAGAAGCTCAAACGAAATTCTTATATTGGAAAGGGATTTGGGATCAAAAATGA
- a CDS encoding DUF58 domain-containing protein, with the protein MIRKEFLSILSNLELERKSRSFKVKAGNAESSKRGRGLDFKDVRLYDFGDDTRLIDWNVTSRFGELYVREFYEEKERQAIVFYDVSSSMEWGSGEFSRAENAFQVLALISLLYVQKGNRVKIVLYCDRVEWETDFLRSRNELLPVLRKISSKELIPRKSEPLLPFRYLKNRVHRYADVFLLSDFIGIHGLKKCSSLKKNYSLHAVRFRDPLEINPPKSLLSFFYIRDPEESSGGLLGKSLSPEFELKSLRSFFQTSLLNLTEYELKTKDLIRYFSK; encoded by the coding sequence ATGATCCGTAAAGAATTCTTATCAATTTTATCAAATTTGGAGTTGGAACGTAAATCCCGTTCTTTTAAAGTAAAGGCCGGAAATGCGGAAAGCTCTAAACGAGGAAGGGGACTGGATTTTAAAGATGTAAGACTCTACGATTTTGGGGACGATACAAGACTGATCGATTGGAACGTAACATCTCGTTTTGGGGAATTGTATGTAAGAGAATTCTACGAAGAAAAGGAAAGGCAAGCCATCGTTTTTTACGATGTATCTTCTTCTATGGAATGGGGTTCGGGAGAATTTTCTAGAGCAGAAAATGCTTTTCAGGTTTTAGCTCTTATCTCTTTACTTTATGTACAAAAGGGAAATCGGGTTAAGATCGTTCTCTATTGTGATCGGGTGGAATGGGAAACTGATTTTTTACGTTCCAGAAACGAACTGCTTCCTGTGTTACGAAAAATTTCTTCTAAAGAATTGATTCCTCGAAAGTCGGAACCTCTTTTACCATTTCGGTATTTGAAAAATAGAGTTCATAGATACGCGGACGTATTTTTGTTAAGCGACTTTATAGGAATCCACGGTTTAAAAAAATGTTCTAGCCTTAAAAAAAACTATTCTCTTCACGCGGTTCGTTTTAGAGATCCTTTAGAGATAAATCCTCCTAAATCACTATTATCTTTTTTTTATATTAGAGATCCGGAAGAATCCAGCGGAGGCCTTTTAGGAAAAAGTCTTTCTCCGGAATTCGAATTAAAATCGTTACGTTCTTTTTTTCAGACCTCTCTGTTAAATCTGACGGAATACGAATTAAAAACCAAAGACTTGATCCGGTATTTTTCGAAATGA
- a CDS encoding AAA family ATPase, which produces MEKETLEDARIKLETLKQELGKEITGQDEVIRNVLVCLICQGHVLLEGMPGLAKTLLARSLASALDLNFKRIQFTPDLLPADLVGTVVFNPKTTEFETRKGPVFTGVLLADEINRAPAKVQSALLESMEEKTVTIGDKTYKLDKPFLVIATQNPIDQDGTYPLPEAQMDRFLMKINVDYPTLEEEVSILDQHGKLSSANGKIKKTVSSSEILRLSSMLDEVFIEEKIKSYIVRLVRNTRPEERTIPELIPYIRHGASPRASLSILKSSKANALLSGRTYVTPEDVKMSLVEILRHRILLTFEAISEELNVESLIRTVVEATPVP; this is translated from the coding sequence ATGGAAAAAGAAACACTGGAAGACGCCAGGATTAAACTGGAAACTCTTAAACAAGAGCTGGGAAAAGAAATTACAGGACAGGATGAGGTTATTCGAAACGTATTGGTTTGTCTGATCTGTCAAGGGCATGTACTTTTGGAAGGGATGCCCGGACTCGCAAAAACATTACTTGCAAGATCACTTGCAAGTGCGCTGGATTTAAATTTCAAAAGAATTCAATTTACACCGGATCTTTTACCTGCCGATCTTGTCGGAACAGTAGTGTTCAATCCAAAAACTACAGAATTTGAAACTAGAAAGGGACCAGTGTTTACCGGAGTTTTACTCGCGGACGAAATCAATAGAGCCCCGGCTAAGGTTCAGTCTGCTCTTCTAGAAAGTATGGAAGAAAAGACCGTTACGATTGGAGACAAAACTTATAAACTAGATAAACCGTTTTTAGTAATCGCAACTCAGAATCCGATCGATCAGGACGGAACCTATCCACTTCCCGAAGCTCAGATGGACCGATTTTTGATGAAGATCAACGTAGATTACCCCACTTTGGAAGAGGAAGTTTCCATTTTGGATCAACACGGAAAACTAAGCTCGGCAAACGGAAAGATCAAAAAAACCGTTTCTTCCTCCGAAATTTTACGGCTATCTTCTATGCTCGACGAAGTATTCATCGAAGAAAAGATCAAGTCCTACATCGTTCGATTGGTTCGAAATACAAGACCGGAGGAAAGGACCATTCCGGAACTCATTCCGTATATCCGACACGGGGCTTCTCCGAGAGCTTCTTTAAGTATATTAAAAAGTTCTAAAGCAAATGCCCTTTTGAGCGGCAGGACGTACGTGACTCCGGAAGACGTAAAAATGTCTCTTGTGGAAATATTAAGACATAGAATACTACTCACCTTCGAAGCAATTTCAGAAGAATTGAATGTAGAATCTTTGATCCGGACCGTTGTAGAGGCGACTCCGGTTCCTTAG
- a CDS encoding LIC20036 family protein — protein sequence MNTENSFRSFWKRDLVIFIPTAILFFILGFYLRNCGSGIQRTAKVTYNGSFTQGILVSIDSKVLKITEPDQEIQTDLIEKIEFIAEEKSSDSAELSANDKLFVGTYQLNVGPHKGTLQFFGGKNGKLYGVLKFSNWGKGKSEFLNGVFTKGNQIQFVRSCVGIKCSEIGSNVPFSQRYIGVLEGRSISGTYRGNNSSGNWDAKK from the coding sequence ATGAACACTGAAAATTCTTTTCGATCCTTTTGGAAACGAGACTTGGTGATTTTTATCCCCACAGCGATTTTGTTTTTTATTTTGGGTTTTTATTTGAGAAACTGTGGTTCGGGGATTCAAAGAACCGCAAAGGTGACGTATAACGGATCTTTTACGCAAGGTATATTGGTTTCTATAGATTCTAAGGTTTTAAAAATCACCGAACCGGATCAGGAAATTCAGACGGATCTAATCGAAAAGATAGAATTTATAGCTGAAGAAAAATCTTCCGACTCTGCCGAACTTTCCGCAAACGATAAATTATTCGTAGGCACATATCAATTGAACGTAGGTCCTCACAAAGGAACCCTTCAATTTTTTGGCGGAAAAAACGGAAAACTCTACGGGGTTCTAAAATTCTCAAACTGGGGAAAAGGAAAATCAGAATTTTTGAATGGAGTTTTTACGAAAGGAAATCAAATCCAATTCGTTCGTTCTTGTGTAGGTATAAAATGTTCCGAGATAGGTAGCAACGTTCCATTTTCTCAAAGATACATAGGAGTTTTAGAAGGCAGATCGATTTCAGGCACTTACCGAGGTAATAATAGTTCCGGCAATTGGGATGCAAAAAAATGA